Proteins encoded in a region of the Gammaproteobacteria bacterium genome:
- a CDS encoding IS110 family transposase, protein MNITTIGIDLAKNSFSVVGMNEQGKVVLRKSLSRNKLLPFIVQCPPCFIGMEACSGAHYWGREFIKLGHRVGLIAAKFVEPYRKGSKNDNNDAEAICEAVLRPNIWFVPIKTPDQQAVLCIHRVRQGLVRDRTSMINQLRGLLSEFGIVMPKGRYPAQQAIVGILEDAENSLPMTARRVIANLWQRIKQASDQIQDYDRELALLVKEHPIARLIMTIPGIGEQTASGVVASVPNPKMFKNSRQFAAWLGLVPRQYTTGGKIKLGRITKKGDQYLRTCLVHGARAVVANLRDKQDRVSCWLRDLIARRGYLRAVVALAARNARLIWTLMMKQESYRTMPV, encoded by the coding sequence ATGAATATTACAACCATCGGTATAGACTTGGCCAAAAATTCTTTCAGTGTCGTCGGCATGAACGAGCAGGGTAAGGTTGTTCTACGCAAGTCGTTATCGCGAAACAAGCTATTGCCTTTCATCGTTCAGTGCCCACCCTGTTTCATTGGCATGGAGGCCTGCTCAGGCGCACATTACTGGGGCCGCGAGTTCATTAAGCTCGGGCACCGAGTAGGCCTTATTGCGGCCAAGTTTGTTGAACCATACCGCAAGGGCAGTAAGAATGACAATAACGATGCCGAGGCCATTTGTGAAGCAGTATTACGGCCCAATATCTGGTTTGTCCCAATCAAGACGCCGGATCAACAGGCGGTGTTGTGTATACATCGAGTACGCCAGGGCTTGGTACGTGACAGAACTAGCATGATCAACCAACTTCGAGGCCTGCTGAGTGAGTTTGGCATTGTGATGCCCAAAGGCCGTTATCCGGCTCAGCAGGCGATAGTGGGCATATTGGAAGATGCTGAGAATAGCTTGCCGATGACTGCGAGGCGGGTTATTGCCAATCTATGGCAGCGTATCAAACAGGCCAGTGATCAGATTCAAGACTATGATCGAGAACTTGCATTGCTGGTGAAAGAACACCCAATTGCCAGGCTAATAATGACAATCCCTGGCATAGGAGAACAGACGGCTAGCGGCGTAGTGGCCAGCGTACCCAACCCAAAGATGTTCAAGAATAGTCGGCAGTTTGCAGCGTGGTTAGGACTGGTTCCCAGGCAATACACGACAGGGGGTAAGATCAAACTGGGCCGTATTACGAAGAAAGGGGACCAATATTTGCGCACTTGTCTGGTACACGGTGCTAGAGCAGTGGTGGCCAATTTGAGAGATAAACAAGACAGGGTCAGCTGCTGGCTGAGGGACCTGATTGCTCGCCGAGGCTACTTGCGGGCAGTGGTCGCGTTGGCGGCCAGAAATGCGAGGTTAATATGGACCTTGATGATGAAGCAGGAAAGCTATCGAACGATGCCTGTGTGA
- a CDS encoding IS1182 family transposase translates to MPNFKHYDYNQSSMVVINYEDQLQPGTFEHTIHHLIDNKLDLSVFHPNYRNDDNGRPAYDPAILLKIILFAYSKGITSSREIQWCCETNILFKALSCDSVPHFTTIAHFVSTHTDEIEALFEQILLVCHQQGLLGNELFAIDGCKMPSNAAKEWSGTFKELEEKRDKIRRRIRHQLTEHRRLDKQDPDNQARVERSKQTLETLDKACDRIDRFLKQAAPRMGQGRRRKEVKSNITDNESAKMTTSKGTIQGYNGVATVDGKHQVIVDAQAFGEGQEHHTLQPVIEAVRGRLKKLKINRNLSKTGTVITADTGFANEANMKYLKDNGLNAYIPDNQFRSRDPRFADHKNKYGKKPAVTGKPWGGDKKKAVIPGSEFTFDAKALVCICPQGETLSYNGTRTNAQGDKVAYFEGRLLQCRHCPRKKACMHNPESADHRKGHGRQVSFVLKQAGKRESSTPYTDWMKARVDSEQGKEIYGHRMSVVEPVFGNIGTNKGLNRISLRGKRKAQGQWRLYCMVHNIEKLMNYGKLAASP, encoded by the coding sequence TTGCCTAACTTCAAACATTACGATTACAACCAGTCTTCTATGGTTGTCATCAACTACGAAGACCAGCTCCAGCCCGGTACTTTCGAGCACACCATCCACCACCTGATCGATAACAAGCTGGACCTGTCCGTTTTTCATCCCAACTACCGCAATGATGACAATGGCCGCCCGGCCTACGACCCGGCGATTCTGCTGAAGATCATCCTCTTCGCCTACTCCAAGGGCATTACTTCCAGCCGCGAGATACAGTGGTGCTGCGAGACCAACATCCTGTTCAAGGCTCTGTCCTGCGACAGCGTGCCCCACTTCACCACCATCGCGCATTTTGTCAGTACCCATACCGATGAGATCGAAGCCCTGTTCGAACAGATTCTGCTGGTCTGCCACCAACAGGGGCTGCTGGGCAATGAACTGTTTGCCATCGACGGCTGCAAGATGCCCTCCAATGCCGCCAAGGAGTGGTCCGGCACATTCAAGGAACTTGAGGAGAAGCGTGACAAGATCCGGCGTCGCATCCGCCATCAGTTAACCGAGCACCGGCGCCTGGACAAGCAGGATCCGGACAACCAGGCCCGGGTTGAGCGTTCGAAACAGACCCTGGAAACGCTCGATAAGGCCTGCGACCGCATCGACCGCTTCCTAAAGCAGGCGGCCCCAAGGATGGGACAAGGTCGCCGGCGCAAGGAAGTGAAGAGTAATATCACCGACAATGAAAGTGCCAAGATGACCACCAGCAAGGGCACGATCCAGGGGTATAACGGGGTTGCAACGGTCGACGGCAAGCATCAGGTCATTGTGGACGCCCAGGCTTTTGGGGAAGGCCAGGAACACCATACCCTACAACCGGTTATCGAGGCAGTCCGGGGACGCCTCAAGAAACTCAAGATCAACAGGAACCTCAGCAAGACCGGCACGGTAATCACTGCTGATACTGGCTTTGCCAATGAAGCCAACATGAAATACCTGAAGGATAACGGCCTCAATGCCTATATCCCGGACAACCAGTTCCGCAGCCGCGATCCCCGCTTTGCGGATCACAAAAACAAGTACGGCAAGAAGCCGGCAGTAACCGGCAAGCCCTGGGGCGGAGACAAGAAGAAGGCCGTTATCCCCGGCAGTGAGTTTACCTTTGATGCCAAGGCGCTGGTCTGCATCTGCCCCCAGGGAGAGACGCTCAGCTATAACGGAACCCGCACCAATGCCCAGGGTGACAAAGTGGCTTACTTCGAGGGACGCTTATTACAATGCCGACACTGTCCGAGGAAGAAGGCTTGTATGCACAACCCGGAATCCGCTGACCACCGAAAGGGGCATGGCAGGCAGGTGTCCTTTGTCCTAAAGCAAGCCGGCAAGCGGGAGTCCAGCACCCCGTATACCGACTGGATGAAGGCCAGGGTTGATAGTGAGCAAGGTAAGGAAATTTATGGGCACCGGATGTCGGTGGTGGAGCCGGTGTTTGGTAATATCGGAACCAACAAGGGTTTGAATCGGATCAGTCTGCGAGGCAAACGCAAGGCGCAGGGGCAATGGCGCTTGTATTGCATGGTTCACAATATTGAGAAGTTGATGAATTACGGGAAGCTGGCGGCATCACCGTGA
- a CDS encoding GFA family protein, translating into MSVKNGSCGCGNLKYSIDGEPINSLFCYCKECQILTGSDKWFGVWIPKDNFKIVSGSPVIFTRKGSSGKDMNYLFCEKCGVTICAEVTVGNFYSVAVSTLNNSNEFVPAMAIYTASAPNWAVFPEGVPKFEILPPNLGA; encoded by the coding sequence ATGTCCGTAAAAAATGGTAGTTGCGGGTGTGGAAATTTAAAATACTCTATTGACGGTGAACCAATAAATTCGCTGTTTTGCTATTGCAAAGAATGCCAAATTCTTACTGGCTCGGATAAATGGTTTGGGGTATGGATTCCAAAAGATAATTTTAAAATTGTTAGTGGTAGTCCTGTTATCTTTACTCGTAAGGGTAGCTCAGGAAAAGACATGAATTATCTATTCTGTGAAAAATGCGGAGTAACAATATGCGCAGAAGTTACAGTAGGTAATTTTTATTCAGTTGCCGTATCCACTTTAAATAATTCAAATGAGTTTGTACCAGCAATGGCAATTTATACAGCTTCAGCTCCAAATTGGGCGGTGTTTCCTGAAGGAGTGCCTAAGTTTGAAATTTTACCCCCAAACCTGGGTGCTTAA
- a CDS encoding HigA family addiction module antitoxin, whose translation MGMHNPPHPCEFIQTTYMEPFGLSCRYLSEQLDVAPSTLNRVLKQQSGVGPEMALRLSKALGRSPESWLAMQDAHDLWQVKRSVKLGKVQRVNLDAA comes from the coding sequence ATGGGTATGCATAACCCCCCACATCCTTGCGAGTTCATTCAGACCACATATATGGAACCATTCGGCCTAAGCTGCCGGTACTTGTCAGAGCAGCTTGATGTAGCTCCTTCAACACTGAATCGAGTGTTAAAGCAGCAAAGTGGGGTTGGCCCAGAAATGGCGCTGAGGCTCTCAAAAGCGCTTGGGCGAAGCCCGGAAAGCTGGCTTGCAATGCAGGATGCTCATGACCTTTGGCAAGTGAAAAGAAGCGTGAAACTAGGAAAAGTGCAGAGAGTCAATCTTGACGCTGCATAA
- a CDS encoding VOC family protein, which produces MESRISIITLGVEDLERSHRFYNQGLGFPTSRDPEQGIVFFQTSGVCLALYPLTKLAEDVSPSLSAKRSGFSGITIAHNTKSREEVDAVLKLAENAGGRIEKPAQDVFWGGYSGYFSDPDGYYWEVAYADSWEFNNDGSLVIE; this is translated from the coding sequence ATGGAGTCTAGAATCAGCATAATCACTTTGGGAGTTGAGGATCTAGAGAGGTCGCATCGCTTCTACAACCAGGGATTAGGATTTCCGACTTCACGCGATCCTGAGCAAGGAATAGTCTTTTTCCAAACTAGTGGAGTTTGTTTAGCCTTGTATCCTCTAACTAAGCTGGCCGAGGACGTATCCCCGTCACTATCAGCCAAGCGCAGTGGCTTTTCCGGGATAACGATTGCTCACAATACTAAGTCTAGAGAGGAAGTAGATGCTGTTCTGAAACTAGCCGAAAACGCTGGCGGCAGGATCGAGAAGCCTGCTCAAGATGTCTTTTGGGGAGGGTACAGCGGTTACTTCTCTGACCCAGATGGCTACTATTGGGAAGTAGCATATGCTGATAGCTGGGAGTTTAATAACGATGGTAGCCTGGTCATCGAATAG
- a CDS encoding type II toxin-antitoxin system RelE/ParE family toxin, with amino-acid sequence MIKSFKHKGLREFYESGKTRGIQAQHSKKLRMQLAALDSAKSIDDMNIPGYRLHPLKGSRKGFWSITVSGNWRVTFQFFDGNVYIVDYEDYH; translated from the coding sequence ATGATCAAGTCCTTCAAGCACAAAGGATTGCGCGAATTTTACGAGTCCGGCAAGACTAGAGGCATCCAGGCCCAGCACAGCAAAAAGCTTAGAATGCAACTAGCTGCGCTAGACTCAGCGAAATCTATTGATGATATGAACATCCCTGGCTACCGCCTACATCCATTAAAAGGCAGCCGAAAGGGGTTTTGGTCAATTACTGTTAGCGGCAATTGGAGAGTCACTTTCCAATTCTTCGATGGCAATGTGTACATTGTCGACTATGAGGATTATCACTAA